A single genomic interval of Ischnura elegans chromosome 3, ioIscEleg1.1, whole genome shotgun sequence harbors:
- the LOC124155358 gene encoding V-type proton ATPase subunit G produces MASQSQGIQQLLAAEKRAAEKVAEARKKKARRLKQAKEEAQDEIEKYRQERERQFREFEAKHMGSREDVAARIEADTKIKIEEMNQAVVKHKEVVIQRLLQLVYDIKPELHKNYAASLGVQH; encoded by the exons ATGGCCAGCCAAAGTCAAGGAATTCAGCAGCTTTTAGCTGCCGAGAAACGGGCGGCTGAGAAAGTGGCCGAGGCCAGGAAGA AGAAGGCTCGTCGTCTAAAACAGGCCAAGGAGGAAGCACAAGATGAAATTGAGAAGTACAGGCAAGAACGTGAAAGGCAATTTCGGGAATTCGAAGCGAAG CACATGGGGTCACGTGAAGATGTTGCTGCTCGCATAGAAGctgacacaaaaattaaaatcgagGAAATGAACCAAGCTGTAGTTAAGCATAAAGAAGTG GTCATTCAACGCCTTCTTCAGCTGGTTTATGATATCAAGCCTGAACTCCACAAAAATTATGCTGCATCTCTTGGAGTCCAGCATTGA